In Klebsiella aerogenes, the DNA window GGCTTGAGGCATGGTTTGCGATACGCCAGTTCTCGCATCAACCTGCCCATGAACCGCCAGCGCCAGGTTGATTTTGCGATTGGGCCAATTCTTACGGTACTGGTGCCAGCATTTCTCAATGGCCGCCAGTAATGCCTGAGGATTAGGGGCGTCAATAGCATGGTATTCAACGTCGCCTTTTGGGCTCAGGCAGGCGTTGCCAAGCTGGCACTCAATACTAGTTGGCGTGATGTTCATGCATAAGGTCCAGTCACCATCAGGGGCGATTAGCCAGGCGCCGCTGCTATGGCCACGCGAAAGGTGGTCGTCTTGTATATTGACGACGCGTCCCTCTTCTTCCAGTTCCTGAAGAATATTGCTGACCGCAGGAATCGAGATTTGCGCCAGTCGTGCAAGGGTTGATTTGCTGGCCCGTTTCTGGCGATACAGGTATTCCAACAACACTCCTTTGTTGTAATGGCGAATCTGCTGATTGTTGATGCAGGCTTTCATAAACTAAACCCTGTTAACTAAATTGCGTGATTATTGTGCATAAATACGCTGATTTCGTCTATTAAACTGCTCTCATTATTTCACTTTAGTATGTCTTGTTAACTTTGAGGGCATTATGAGTTCAGTAAACGTCTGGCAGGAAACGGTACATATTCCGACTTATGAAACCGGGGCGCAGGATGTTCACCCCATGTTTCTGGAAAATCGGGTTTATCAGGGGTCTTCCGGAGCCGTGTATCCCTATGGTGTGACGGACACGTTGAGTGAGGATAAAACACTAAAAGCCTGGCAGGCAGTATGGCTGGAAAACGATTATATCAAAATTATGATCCTGCCCCAGTTAGGCGGGCGTGTACACCGTGCATGGGATAAGGTCAGACAACGCGATTTTGTTTATCACAATGATGTTATCAAACCTGCTCTGGTAGGGCTGCTTGGCCCATGGATCTCCGGCGGAATAGAATTCAACTGGCCGCAGCACCATCGTCCAACGACCTATATGCCGGTGGATTTTACCATCAGCGAAAATGACGATGGCTCAAAAACCGTTTGGGTTGGCGAGACCGAGCCGATGCACGGATTGCAGGTGATGACCGGGTTTACTCTGCGACCGGAACGTGCAGCGCTGGAGATTGGGAGCCGGGTCTATAACAGCAATGCCACGCCGCGTCATTTCTTATGGTGGGCGAATCCGGCGGTGAAAGGCGGCGACGGCCATCAAAGTGTATTCCCGCCGGATGTTAACGCGGTATTTGATCATGGCAAACGCGCAGTTTCAGCTTTTCCGATTGCCACCGGGACTTATTACAAGGTGGACTACTCGGCTGGCGTTGATATTTCGCGCTACAAAAATGTTCCCGTACCGACCTCCTACATGGCGGAGAAATCAGAGTACGATTTTGTCGGTGCCTGGTGCCATGATGAGAATGGCGGGCTGCTGCACGTTGCGGATCATCATATTGCGCCGGGGAAAAAACAGTGGAGCTGGGGTTATAGCGAATTTGGTCAGGCATGGGATAAAAATCTGACGGATGAGAACGGACCGTACATCGAATTGATGACCGGTATTTTCGCCGATAACCAACCGGATTTTACCTGGCTCGACCCGTTTGAAGAGAAACGCTTTGAGCAATATTTCCTGCCTTACCACTCACTAGGCATGGTACAGAACGCCTCGCGCGATGCGGTGATTAAACTGCAGCGTGATGAGGATGATATTGTCTGGGGCGTGTATGCCATTTCTCCTCTTACCGCACATCGTCTTACCGTTCGTGAAGAGGGTAACCCGCAGCCGCTGTTGGATGAAATGATTGGGTTGGCGCCATGCGCTGTTGTGCAAGGGAAGCTCGCTGGTTTGGAGCCCGCGCGTCTGACTATGGAGTTGTTTGATAGCCGGGGCAGGTGTGTCTTGTTTTATCAGGAACACCAACCGCAGGAAATTCCACTACCTGAGGTGGCGAAGGCTCCGTTAAGCGCTGATGAGATTGGCAGCGTGGATGAAGCGTGGTTTATCGGCCAGCATCTGGAACAGTATCACCACGCCAGCCGTTCACCTTTTGACTATTACCTGCGCGGTATTGAACTGGATCCGCAGGATTACCGCTGCAATCTGGCGTTGGCGATGCTGGAATATAATCGTGCTGATTACCCGCGAGCTATCGATTATGCGACTCAGGCATTGACGCGTTCGCACCGGCTAAATAAAAACCCCCAGTGCGGCCAGGCGAGCATGATCCGCGCCAGCGCCAGAGAGCGACTTCAGCAGTGGCATGAAGCGCAGGAGGATTTTTGGCGCGCGGTGTGGAGCGGCAACAGTAAAGCGGGCGGGTATTACGGACTTGCCAGGCTCGCTACGCGCAATGAACGTTATGATGATGCCCTGAATTTTTGTCGACAGAGTCTGCTGGCATGCCAAACCAATCAGGATGTGCTGTCTCTGGAGACGTTATTACTACATCTCACAGGTCGCTGCGACGAGGCACAGGAGCAAATTGAAGCATTGCTGCGTGACTACCCACTGAATACTACCTTCTGGTGGATAAAGTCGGTGCTATCAAAAGCGGAGC includes these proteins:
- a CDS encoding DUF5107 domain-containing protein; amino-acid sequence: MSSVNVWQETVHIPTYETGAQDVHPMFLENRVYQGSSGAVYPYGVTDTLSEDKTLKAWQAVWLENDYIKIMILPQLGGRVHRAWDKVRQRDFVYHNDVIKPALVGLLGPWISGGIEFNWPQHHRPTTYMPVDFTISENDDGSKTVWVGETEPMHGLQVMTGFTLRPERAALEIGSRVYNSNATPRHFLWWANPAVKGGDGHQSVFPPDVNAVFDHGKRAVSAFPIATGTYYKVDYSAGVDISRYKNVPVPTSYMAEKSEYDFVGAWCHDENGGLLHVADHHIAPGKKQWSWGYSEFGQAWDKNLTDENGPYIELMTGIFADNQPDFTWLDPFEEKRFEQYFLPYHSLGMVQNASRDAVIKLQRDEDDIVWGVYAISPLTAHRLTVREEGNPQPLLDEMIGLAPCAVVQGKLAGLEPARLTMELFDSRGRCVLFYQEHQPQEIPLPEVAKAPLSADEIGSVDEAWFIGQHLEQYHHASRSPFDYYLRGIELDPQDYRCNLALAMLEYNRADYPRAIDYATQALTRSHRLNKNPQCGQASMIRASARERLQQWHEAQEDFWRAVWSGNSKAGGYYGLARLATRNERYDDALNFCRQSLLACQTNQDVLSLETLLLHLTGRCDEAQEQIEALLRDYPLNTTFWWIKSVLSKAEPDIAQWVGVCQSRDINALQTAGLLLSWGMVDRAQDVLVTLNCQKTLPLYLQASLSEGDERVALINRAHEAFPDFVRFPNLLVEVAALENVTECYFAQHLLACFHYSRRNYEKATQLWLRCVEMAPDFADGWRGIAIHAWNKQSDAGLAATYLDKACEQQPEDARLLFERDLLDKLTAAEPEKRLARLEANLATALKRDDLTAELLHLWHFAGKVEQAAGVLASRKFHPWEGGEGKITSQFILNHLLQAWQHIHQQQPQQAEELLLSALHYPDNLSEGRLPGQTDNDIWFWLGICARQQGRDERALECFHKAALGERTINIHSYYNDQPVDYLFWQGIALRMLGEHSVSTRLFSDMLKWSQHMETERVEADFFAVSQPDLLALYADIQKQHREKCLFVRVLATAGLGGGARYEQALSELETLNPAWAKAALFRQTIPFVQHLIN